AATTGAATATTTCATTGCAAAAAAAATCTGCAGTTAATGCTAATTCGAGTTACTAATGAGCTTAAACCTAAACCTCGATAACCCCTAGCCTTTCGGTTCCGTTATTGGTTATATAACCCTCCCCAAACAACCCACCCCAAGATCAGACATGTAGCTCCCAAATtcaatttatttaatttaaatctATTGATAAAAGGAGTCTACAATGTTCGATTTATTAATACTCCGGTTACTTCCTATACATCTGATTAAAAAACTCATCTATCCGTTATCCCCTTCGTATCATATTGTTAGAACTACATAAGTAGATGGGTCAATCTCATTTTAACTTGAGATTTTATTCCAAAAGTTCAAACTCCCTTTATTAACTACGTACGTTTCTGCTGAATTTGATCTTTGGGATTATATTCCAATAGTTCAAACTCCCTTTATTAACTACGTTTCTGCTGAATTGAACATTGAACATATAATTCAAATTAAAGCATATCATCACAAATAAGTAAACAACTTATATATACAATAATTTATCATTTTCGTCAACTTAACTAACAAAGTTCACTTACTTTCACTCAAAGCATCTTGAATAATAGATTAGTCATCACGCACCTTAACGACATGAAAAGATGGTGCCACGAAAAGAATGCGCAGATAACCACAACGGCATCGTAGAGTTATTTTTAACAGAATACATTTCCTTCCAAACTCTTGTTTTCCTTTGATACACCAATACCTGCTTATGTCCAGCAAGAAACACGTAATCGGTCCCTTGACTTATCGGGAAAATTCCCGGTACCATTCCACGTATACAACGCAAACTCACCCTATCTATCATATCCCATTCACCCTTTTCGTAATCTTGCAACACCCATATGTTCATCCAAATACTCGATATTTGAATAACCGACAATTTCCCATCTAATTCCAACAAATAAACCCTGTTCCCAATCCCACACCCCATTTCATCAGGCAACAATATCCTTCTCCATACATCAAAATTCAAATCAAGAACAAGAATATACGCAAAACTCTGTGTCATCCAATGAAGCGAACCGTTCACAAAAACAACCTGATTTCTATTCATATGAGTAAACCCGTGATCATCTTGATCAGAAACATATTTTCGCCACTTATTGGACTCGGAATCATAAACCGAACATATGAGTTTACCCTCAGGTCTATGACCAAACATACGATGATAACCAGCCAAAACAACGTTATACCGATTGGTTGACAAATCGCACGAAACGCCCACAAGGGTTGCTTCACCGTCAGGGTAAAACCTAGTTATGGGTCGTTCTCGACTCTTGGGAAGCAATTTATAGTTTTTAGTGATGGGATTACAAACATAATAAACACCCTTATCAGGAACACTAGAACAACACAACAAACCATTGCAAGAAGCCCTAATTTTGAGTCTATCTTTGATGAAATCCAGTGAGAATTCAGACACACCCTTTTTGTTATCAACAAGAATCAAACTTGATGTTGATTCAGTGGATGATTCAGTAACTTGGACAAGAAGCATAACATTTTTGACGGATAATTGATTGTAAAATTGGGTAAAAGATTTGTGAGAGGCTAAGTTGTACCAGAGTTTGCAAACGCACTTTGTTCTAAAAAGGGATTTGATTGGTAACCTTGCTAAGATTTCAAGGATGATATCGTCGGCGAAATAAGCATGATTTGTTTGGGGTACTAATATTATATCATCACCATCCATCTATGATCTATCGAATCAATCAGTCTATAAATTGTAAAATTCAGAATATAAATATTAACAATGATTACATACACTACAAGAAAAGAAAAAGGTGGAAAATCAAGGAGAAAAATTGCTTACCGATTCAAATATTcaatgaattgggtgtttgtgattGTTGTTACATTTCATGGCCCCCTTTCCAATTTCATACATCGAGTGTCATGTGAAAACAGTGCTGGTTTTATTTTTTACATCCGGGTCGGTAGGGTCGGGTTTGGTTTTGTGATGATGAAAGCAACTAGAAATGACAATGGATGTCTCATCTATAGACATTCATCAGACTCGATAAATTTATAAcggatatggatgatgtaaataGATAATTAATGTATATGGATATAGATATAGATGATTTAAATATTTCGTGGATCGAATATGG
This genomic stretch from Rutidosis leptorrhynchoides isolate AG116_Rl617_1_P2 chromosome 11, CSIRO_AGI_Rlap_v1, whole genome shotgun sequence harbors:
- the LOC139877155 gene encoding F-box protein At5g49610, which translates into the protein MDGDDIILVPQTNHAYFADDIILEILARLPIKSLFRTKCVCKLWYNLASHKSFTQFYNQLSVKNVMLLVQVTESSTESTSSLILVDNKKGVSEFSLDFIKDRLKIRASCNGLLCCSSVPDKGVYYVCNPITKNYKLLPKSRERPITRFYPDGEATLVGVSCDLSTNRYNVVLAGYHRMFGHRPEGKLICSVYDSESNKWRKYVSDQDDHGFTHMNRNQVVFVNGSLHWMTQSFAYILVLDLNFDVWRRILLPDEMGCGIGNRVYLLELDGKLSVIQISSIWMNIWVLQDYEKGEWDMIDRVSLRCIRGMVPGIFPISQGTDYVFLAGHKQVLVYQRKTRVWKEMYSVKNNSTMPLWLSAHSFRGTIFSCR